Proteins from one Setaria italica strain Yugu1 chromosome V, Setaria_italica_v2.0, whole genome shotgun sequence genomic window:
- the LOC101771242 gene encoding L10-interacting MYB domain-containing protein-like, with product MPEIDWNSENTRVLCVLFAEQVEKGNRPNTHLNALGYAEVEKGFKERTGIVATKGQIKNKWDKLKEDFKAWWKKARADIPGCGKFKKKGLENGDELAKCFADITTIGIDHWSPHVVNVEATKNVDVTQYEATNFEPEGDDFIPETQEEDIGISPSPASGKRLARPVDRSGKKAKSGNALLIQEAVTSMASSANEYVSKRHGKYSIEEVMEVVIACGAGYDSNEYYMASELFVKKEQREMFMTLPTNEIRFNWLRRKYNDKYEK from the exons ATGCCTGAAATTGATTGGAATTCGGAGAACACTCGAGTGCTGTGTGTGTTGTTTGCTGAACAAGTTGAAAAAGGAAATCGGccaaacacacacttgaatGCACTTGGTTATGCTGAGGTTGAGAAGGGATTCAAGGAAAGGACTGGAATTGTGGCTACCAAGGGtcagatcaagaacaaatgggacaaGTTGAAGGAAGATTTCAAGGC atggtggaaaaaagctaGAGCT GACATTCCGGGTTGTGGCAAGTTCAAAAAGAAGGGCCTTGAGAATGGAGATGAATTAGCCAAGTGTTTTGCTGACATTACTACTATTGGTATTGATCATTGGTCTCCTCATGTTGTGAATGTTGAAGCAACCAAAAATGTTGATGTCACACAATATGAGGCAACCAATTTTGAGCCAGAAGGTGATGATTTCATTCCTGAAACACAAGAGGAGGATATTGGTATTTCTCCTTCACCTGCGAGTGGCAAGAGACTAGCAAGGCCTGTTGATAGGAGTGGTAAAAAAGCGAAGTCTGGAAATGCACTCCTAATTCAAGAAGCAGTAACAAGTATGGCAAGTTCAGCCAATGAATATGTTTCGAAGAGACATGGAAAATATTCTATTGAGGAAGTAATGGAGGTTGTGATTGCTTGTGGGGCCGGTTATGATAGCAATGAATATTACATGGCGTCTgaactgtttgtgaagaaggagcaaagggagatgttcatgaccttgcctactaatgagattaggttcaattgGCTTAGAAGGAAGTACAATGATAAATATGAAAAGTAG